The DNA window CCACACCGATTAAACGATTATTGTCATCCACCACGCACACGTGAGCAAAATGCCGTTCAGCCATCACCATGGCCGCGTCAAAGGCATCCTCAGTGGCGAGTAAGCGGCATGGCTCTGGTGTCATCACTTGGCTGATGGGCGCGCTGAGAGAGTCCACTCCCTCGGCAATCAACATGCGCAAATCTCTGAGCGTGAAGATACCGGTAGGTTGTTGACGATCGTCAGTGACCACTATGCTGCCGACATTGTTCTCATGCATCCGGGCAACGGCTTCGTTAACCGGAAGGTCCGCCGTACAAACGATCGGTGCGCGCAGTGCGTAACGCTCGAGTGGCGTGTCCAAACTGCTGCTAGAGCCTATGGATGCCATGGCTGTGGACTGAATGCGTTGGTTTACCTGATCGAGCAGGCTGCTCACACCGCGAAGACAAAAGTCCCGGAAGGGCTCGCTCTCTGCAAACAGGGTCACAAAAGCAGGCTGATCAATGCTTAAGCAAAAGGTGTCACCTGCTGCCCGGTGAAGCGTGCGGGTAGGGCGCTCGCCTATCAGTGCGGCAAGCGGAAAGCATTCACCTTTGCTGATTTCGAAGGTGGTTTCGGCACGATTATCCTTCTCACTGAAACGCTCGCCTCGAATACGACCTTGTTTAACCACCCAAAAATCTTTGACGACGCCACCTTCGGGGGAAAGAACTTCTTCTCCATCACTGAAAAACGTCAGCTTTGCGTTCTCCGCGAAATGCGCCAGATGCGGATCGTCCATATTCGAAAAAGGCGCGTGTTCTCTCAAAAAAGTCATGATCGCGCGGGTGTTCTGAGGAAGCGTGGTGTCGGGACTGTCTGTTTTCATAAAGAGATCCATCGTGCCGTGCAGGGGGGGGTGCTTGCGCCGCCTCACCATTCTTATGGGCTGTTCGAAGTGTAGTTCAGTAACTGTAGACGACGCCCTACGATTTTCGTCCTATGTGATAACGAGCTTTGCTTTATGGGATCCCGGTGCAGTGATAGAGTTCCGTTACTCGTCAACGTGGATTCGTATGTGTTATGACCTCCAAAGATGAGCGCCTGGCTTTCCTGGAAGAAATGAAAGACGTGCGGCGCATACGTAAACCGAACCGTGCCGACGTTGTGGCACGCACGGAGCTTACTCCTGGGCATCTGATGCGCCAGCAAGCCGCGGTAGAGGCTCAGGTCCGTGATGTTAATCCCTTAACGGCTGACGTGGTCGAGCCGCTAACAGCGCACGATGTTTTAAGTTGGCAGCGGCCCGGGGTTCAGCATGGCGTGTTTAAAAAACTCAGGTTGGGGCAGTATCCCATCGAGGCTCGGCTTGATTTACACCGAATGACGGTCGAAGAGGCCCGAAAAGAGGTGTTCCAGTTCCTCAATGAGTGCGTAAATTACGGGCTGCGTTCTGTCATCATTCTTCATGGTAAGGGAGAGCGCAACCCGGATGGCATTGCCCAACTAAAAAGTTATCTGGCGAAATGGTTGCCGGAGTTGGACTCGGTACTGGCATTCCATTCGGCACAAAAACGGCATGGTGGAACCGGGGCTGCGTACGTGATGGTTCGCAAAAGCGACCACGAAAAACAGCAGAACAGAGAAGTGCATGGAGGCTCCTGAACAGGCGTTGTGCGCCGACCAACGATTCCTTCATACATAAAGGTGGTAATAATGAACAAGCGTTCTTTTGCAATGGTGGCGATGATCGCGTTATTCACATTGGTGGGCTGTAAAGACCGCGTGATCTGGAGTGACAACGGTAAAGTAGAAGAGGCGACCCAGGATCGTAAAGTTTGGGATTCCAACGGAAAAATGGATTCTGGGAATCGTGAAATCTGGGTGGATAAAAACGGTAACGAAGTCGTTAAATAACGGTTATCGACGGCCGGATTAAAATAATACGGGAGTGGAACATGGCGTTAAGCCTGACAGTAAATGGCCAGCACTATAGTTTGGACGTAGAACTCGATACCCCTTTGTTGTGGGTGCTGCGGGACGAGCTTAATTTAAAAGGAACCAAGTTTGGTTGTGGCGCCGGCTTGTGTGGCGCGTGTACGGTGCATGTTAACGGCCAACCAACTCGCTCCTGCTCCACGCCTGTTGAGTATTTGGATGGTGCCGAGATAACCACCATCGAAGGGTTGTCTGAAAACGGCGAGTTGCATCCGCTTCAAAAAGCATGGGTGGCCGAAGGTGTCCCGCAGTGCGGTTACTGCCAATCTGGCCAAATTATGACCGCTGCCCATTTTCTGGCGAACACATCATCCCCCTCTAGAGAAGACATTGTAACGGCTATGTCAGGTAATCTGTGCCGCTGTGGCACATACTCCCGCATTGTGGCTGCCGTTGAATCCGTTGTCGATGGCGTAGGCCATTTCGAGCCAGAGCAGGAGGAAGTCTGAAATGACGATGAATCGCCGTGACTTCATGAAAGTCAGTACTGCCGCGTCTGGCAGTCTGATGCTCGCTGTATCACTTCCCGGATGCTCGACCATCAAAACCGGTTTTGAAAAAGAAAGCGGACAATGGTCGCCCGACGTTTGGCTTGAGCTGACGACGAACGACGAAATTTTCTTCACGCTGGCACGAGTTGAAATGGGGCAGGGAACCTACACCGGTTTGACCACGCTGGTTGCCGAGGAGTTGGATGTCGATCCAGCCCGAATCAAAGTGAAGTTTGCGCCAGTCGCACCGGAATATCGCAACCCGTTGTATGGTTTGCAGGCTACAGGCGGAAGTACCAGTGTAGCCATTAGCTGGAAGCCACTGCGAGAAGCGGGTGCTTCGGCAAGACAAATGCTGGTAATGGCAGCTGCTCGTGTCTGGAAGGTAGACGACGCTGAGTGCAGTACTCAAGACGGTCGGGTTGTTCACCCCAATGGCATCGACTCGCTACGTTACGGCCAGTTGGTTGAGTTGGCGGACAAAGAGATTGTGCGTGGTGATGTTGCTTTGAAGCCACGCTCCGAATGGAAATACATCGGGCGCGAAGGCGGAAAGTTGGATAGCGAAGCCAAGGCAACCGGTAAAGCGGTTTATGGCATCGATGTTGAGTTGCCCGGGATGGTTTACGCGGTGATGACGCGTTGCCCGCGTTATGGGGGTAAAGCTACCGGTTTTAACCGGAGCGACGTGTTGGCGTGGCCGGGTGTGCTGGACGCTTTCATCACCGAACGCGGTGTTGCCGTGGTCGCCGATCGGTATTGGCGGGCGCGAAAGGCGCAGAATGCTTTGAAAGTTGAATGGGATTTCTCAGAAGCGATTGACTTAAATAACGATCAGGTCTTCGATAGCTATCGCGAGGCGGCCAACGAAGACGCGGGCGCTCAGGAACGGTCCGACGGTGATTTCGATGATGCCGTTGAAAGCGCTAGCCGTGTGGTTGAGGCGGAGTATGAGCAGCCCTATCTGGATCATGCTGCCATGGAACCCATGAACGCAACGGCTTGGTACCGTGATGGCAGCATGGAAGTTTGGGCATCGACCCAAGCTCCGGATTTGGCGCGTATCGCTGCAGCACGGCACTCAAGCCTGTCGCCGGGTGATGTCACCGTTCACACCACGTTTTTAGGTGGTGGTTTTGGACGACGTTTGACTCAGGATTATGTCGAAGAAGTTGCCATCGTTGCGTATAAGATCAAAAAGCCGGTTAAGTTGATCTGGTCTCGTGAAGAAGATGTGCGTCATGGCTTCTGGCGACCGGCGATGTTGCACCGAATGAAAGCCAGTTTCAGAGGTAATGAGTTAACCGGCTGGGATCACCAGATTGTTGGGCCTCAGATTCTTGATTGGTACGTTCGGAATGCTGCGCCGGCACAGTACCCTTGGGCACCCAAATTTCTATACGGAACCTTGGGCCGCGTGGGTTTGATGGCTGAAGGGATTGCGACACCCAAAGACATGTCCGCGATTGAAGGTGCCATCGGGTACCCGTATCAGGTCGAGAACGTTAGTGTTCGCCATACTCATACAGATCCGGGAGTGCCGATTACGTGGTGGCGTTCTGTCGGGTACTCCCATAATGGTTTTGCGGTAGAAACCTTTATGGACGAGCTGGCTCACGAGGCCGGGCAAGAACCACTGCAGTTCCGAAGAAAGCTCCTCGCCAACGAGCCGCGTCATCGTGCAGTGCTTGATCGGGCAGCTGAACGGGCAGGATGGGGAACCCCGCTAGGCGAAGGCCGGGCCCGCGGTATATCCCTGTTCAAATCGTTTGGTACCTACGTTGCTCAAGTGGTTGAGGCGAGCATCGAGAACGGTGAGATCAAAGTTCATAAAGTTACCTGCAGTGTCGATTGTGGCCAGGTGGTGAACCCACGAGTGGTCGAAGACCAAATTTCCGGTGGTATCCTGTTTGGGCTGAGCGCTGCACTGTTCGGAGAAATTACCTTCAAGAACGGAGAAGTTCAGCAGAGCAACTTCCACGACTCGCGCGTGTTGCGTATGCACCAAGTGCCGGAAGTGGTGGTGGATATTGTGGATAGTGATGTTGAACCCACGGGTGTGGGTGAGCCGGGCGTACCAGCGGTGATTCCGGCGCTGGGTAATGCTCTGTTCGCGCTGACAGGAAAACGGCAGCGTAGGTTGCCGCTTACCGCAGGATAAAGCGGTTTGCCGGAGCGATCGGCCGCCCTATAATGGCGGCCGATATCCGCCCCGAAGGGCCAACTCTAACCGGGAGTGAGCCAATGTTTGATGTTACCCAATACGCCACAGCGGCTCAGGCTATTGTTGATGCCGGGCGCTTTCTTTACGACCGAGGCTGGTCACCTGCCACCAGCAGCAACTATTCCGCGCGTCTGGATCACGACCACGTTGCTATTACTGTCTCGGGACGGCATAAGGGTCAGCTCTCCACGAACGATGTCATGGTAGTGGACCTTAACGGAAACCCTGTCCAGAGCACGGCGAAATCCTCTGCTGAAACCCTCCTGCACACCGTTCTTTACCAAATCTATCCGGATGTCGGCGCTGTATTGCATACGCACTCCGTAAAGGCGACAGTATTAAGTCGATTGATTGAAGCCGGCGCGCCGTTCGAGGTGGAAGGGTATGAACTGCAGAAGGCGTTTCCCGGCGTAGAGAGTCACGACGGCCGGTTGAGAATTCCAGTCTTTGAAAACACCCAGGATATTCCTGCGCTGGTGGAACGAACACGAGAGTGGTTCCAGCATCATCCGGAGCAGCCCGGTTATCTGATTCGGGGCCACGGTCTTTATACCTGGGGCGAGACTATGGCGGATTGTCTGCGTCATGTAGAAGCGTTTGAATTCCTTTTTGAATGTGAACTTGAAACTATGAGAGTCTGCCGATGACCACTCTGAGCATTTTCAACCAGAACCAGCCCGACACCGCTCATACGGTCACGTCTGACCCGGAAGTGATTCGCAGCGCTCTGAAGGAGCATGGTGTCCGCTTTGAGCGTTGGCCTACCCGTGATCTCTCGGCGGGCGCCGATCAAGAGCAAATTTTGGCGGTTTACGCCGATGAAATTAATCAGCTCAAACAAGAGAGCGGCTTCCAGACGGCCGACGTGGTTAGCCTAACTCCAGATCATCCCCAGAAGGCAGAATTCCGTAAAAAGTTTCTGGACGAGCACACCCACAGCGAAGACGAAGTGCGGTTTTTCGTACACGGCCAAGGGTTGTTCTATCTGCATTTTGACGATCAGATCTTCGCAGTGATGTGTCAGAAAAACGATCTGATCAGTGTGCCGAATGGCACCCGTCACTGGTTTGACATGGGGGCAGAGCCGGAATTCACCTGTATTCGCTTGTTCACCAATCCCGAAGGGTGGGTAGCCAGCTTTA is part of the Marinobacter sp. JH2 genome and encodes:
- the smrA gene encoding DNA endonuclease SmrA; this translates as MTSKDERLAFLEEMKDVRRIRKPNRADVVARTELTPGHLMRQQAAVEAQVRDVNPLTADVVEPLTAHDVLSWQRPGVQHGVFKKLRLGQYPIEARLDLHRMTVEEARKEVFQFLNECVNYGLRSVIILHGKGERNPDGIAQLKSYLAKWLPELDSVLAFHSAQKRHGGTGAAYVMVRKSDHEKQQNREVHGGS
- a CDS encoding (2Fe-2S)-binding protein, whose protein sequence is MALSLTVNGQHYSLDVELDTPLLWVLRDELNLKGTKFGCGAGLCGACTVHVNGQPTRSCSTPVEYLDGAEITTIEGLSENGELHPLQKAWVAEGVPQCGYCQSGQIMTAAHFLANTSSPSREDIVTAMSGNLCRCGTYSRIVAAVESVVDGVGHFEPEQEEV
- a CDS encoding xanthine dehydrogenase family protein molybdopterin-binding subunit, whose amino-acid sequence is MTMNRRDFMKVSTAASGSLMLAVSLPGCSTIKTGFEKESGQWSPDVWLELTTNDEIFFTLARVEMGQGTYTGLTTLVAEELDVDPARIKVKFAPVAPEYRNPLYGLQATGGSTSVAISWKPLREAGASARQMLVMAAARVWKVDDAECSTQDGRVVHPNGIDSLRYGQLVELADKEIVRGDVALKPRSEWKYIGREGGKLDSEAKATGKAVYGIDVELPGMVYAVMTRCPRYGGKATGFNRSDVLAWPGVLDAFITERGVAVVADRYWRARKAQNALKVEWDFSEAIDLNNDQVFDSYREAANEDAGAQERSDGDFDDAVESASRVVEAEYEQPYLDHAAMEPMNATAWYRDGSMEVWASTQAPDLARIAAARHSSLSPGDVTVHTTFLGGGFGRRLTQDYVEEVAIVAYKIKKPVKLIWSREEDVRHGFWRPAMLHRMKASFRGNELTGWDHQIVGPQILDWYVRNAAPAQYPWAPKFLYGTLGRVGLMAEGIATPKDMSAIEGAIGYPYQVENVSVRHTHTDPGVPITWWRSVGYSHNGFAVETFMDELAHEAGQEPLQFRRKLLANEPRHRAVLDRAAERAGWGTPLGEGRARGISLFKSFGTYVAQVVEASIENGEIKVHKVTCSVDCGQVVNPRVVEDQISGGILFGLSAALFGEITFKNGEVQQSNFHDSRVLRMHQVPEVVVDIVDSDVEPTGVGEPGVPAVIPALGNALFALTGKRQRRLPLTAG
- a CDS encoding methylthioribulose 1-phosphate dehydratase, whose amino-acid sequence is MFDVTQYATAAQAIVDAGRFLYDRGWSPATSSNYSARLDHDHVAITVSGRHKGQLSTNDVMVVDLNGNPVQSTAKSSAETLLHTVLYQIYPDVGAVLHTHSVKATVLSRLIEAGAPFEVEGYELQKAFPGVESHDGRLRIPVFENTQDIPALVERTREWFQHHPEQPGYLIRGHGLYTWGETMADCLRHVEAFEFLFECELETMRVCR
- a CDS encoding cupin → MTTLSIFNQNQPDTAHTVTSDPEVIRSALKEHGVRFERWPTRDLSAGADQEQILAVYADEINQLKQESGFQTADVVSLTPDHPQKAEFRKKFLDEHTHSEDEVRFFVHGQGLFYLHFDDQIFAVMCQKNDLISVPNGTRHWFDMGAEPEFTCIRLFTNPEGWVASFTGEDIATRIPRYEALAGVTA